The following DNA comes from Notolabrus celidotus isolate fNotCel1 chromosome 12, fNotCel1.pri, whole genome shotgun sequence.
CTGATTATAGATGAAAAGAAGTACTACTTGTTTGGAAGAAACCCAGACTGGTGTGACTTCACCATCGACCATCAGTCATGCTCACGTGTCCACGCAGCCTTGGTCTACCACAAACACCTGAAGAGGGTCTTTCTCATAGACCTGAACAGTAGTAAGACATCAATTTAAACCAGACTTTATATTGTTTAGATATTTATAATGATGTGACTTGTATGCTTGATCcctcccaagcggcaacctccggtctcaaactatgaagcccatgcggaagtgttataaactgcaattcatccagaatcctcttgaggctggctgcagaaacaccggaaaccacatagacaccaattcaatgaaagacgatctttgcagcattaataaacatgtttacagcctggttcaaaaacggcttggctacagtagctaatttcggcacacactgtacggggggtgaatttttttctaatgtgatggttcagaagatattaagattacaagtttttgcccaaataaggacatgactgacttgactcccggttgcatagctgttggctaggaggcacAAACTCCTCCCCTatatgtcacactatgcctggttgagttctgcatttccaatatggctgcctccgtcgattggcttcaaaacagcgttcaggaatagatgggtgacgtccatatttcatacagtctatgacccCTCCACAGGTTGAACGTGCACTCACAGATCAGCGTGTTATGTCTTATTTTTGGACACAGGTGTCAGAGGGACCACCTCACCtgtagagaataaaagagaccCGCTCTGCGGAGTGtttattttaaccttttttctTCATGGCAGCGCCTCTTGAGCTGCACTGGACTGATTTTGATTAAACGCCGCCGACACGTCGTTGTATTGTTTCAGttggaaaatgaaaacagtgttctTTATGGAAAAACCATCTGATTCTGATGGGATCTGAGGCGGTATGGAAAAGGGCAGAGGATGCTGTCTCACACTTTTAAATGACAGAGGAACTCCGCACAGGTGTCACTCATTTTTCGTTCACAAGATGCGCCCGACATAATGCACCGGTCCCTTTTGGACAGAGACAATAGAAAAACTCGGTCTAGCGGAGCCTTCACGATTAACTAACCCTGACACTTTTAAGCGCGGTTAATAGTGAAACCGGTTAATCCTGACATCCCTGGTTCATCCTAATATAAAGTATATCAATGAAAGAGTTTCACATTTATACCGAAGTCTTTAAAACATACCCGATGGCCACAATTACAAACGAGTAATACACAACCAAACTGATTGGTTACTTTATCAATTAATATGTCAAGAGACAGAAAATTACTGTagctatttttttcatttccaatCATTAAAGTAAGAAGTACTTATTGAGTTTAAGATAAGACAGTATGAGCTAAGGTCAACTCTGAGCCCTGATTTCGCTTTCATGCAGTGATCCTGTTGCTGCAAATGTGTTATGAAATGTCACTATTAGTCCTTGTGTTCGCAAATCTCTTCATTTTTTATCAACATCTTTTCAGCACATGGCACCTTCCTCGGACACATCCGTCTGGAGGCACACAAGCCTCAGCAGATTCCCATAGACTCTACAATGTCCTTCGGTGCTTCAACGCGGACGTACACTATCAGAGAGAAACCCCAAACTCAAGGCACAGCTGGGACAGGGGACAGTAAGACGGGAGACGACGAGGAGCTGAAAGGACTGCTTGGGCTTCCTGAGGAGGAGACGGAGCTGGAGGTACGTTTTGTGCCATGATGAAACAATCTCTGCATGTCTGAAAACTCGTCCTGCTCGTTAGCTTTTTTagctacatgttgctgtttaagGTAGACCGCTTATAcagtttgatcatgttttagaTCCTGAAGTTTTTTTATAGTCATGTTGTAGAATTTCCCTTATCAATTCAACATCATTACagactttttattttacctctttCATCCTTCCAGAACCTGACAGAGTTCAACACAGCCCACAACAAGAGGATCTCCATGCTGACCATTGAGGAGGGCAACTTAGAAATCCAGAGGCCTAAGAGGAAACGGAGGAACTCCAGAGTAACCTTCAATGAGGAGGACTCTATCATCAATCCAGGtataaaaaacaaagctgtcATTGTGAAGAATTCCTTGTTCTCCACTTGGAACTGGCAAGAAAATACCAAGTGTTCACTTGAGCTGCTTTTGAAGTCTTCTCTCAAACTGAGTAGACTCCCAGCTTTCACATAGTTCCCTCGTTTGTACTTTTAGTGACAGTAAATATTATTTTGCTCATTTAGAAGGGGTCAGGCTGTGAAATATGTAACAAAACTATATCAGTGATCTCATATGATGCCCTCTCTGTTTCAAGACATCAAGTACACTCATGGAGATCAGGTTCTTGTGGAGTTATCTGGAATTCTAGACTGTAAAACCTGAAAAGTTGACTATCAAGACTTATAATAACCCATGGGGATGTAAGTTGGTTTTCAGTTTGCTGCCGTGCTGCAAACATACTCAGAAGTAAAGTAAGAAGGAGCTTGTCAGATGAAGAATCACTCAGATTTGTTTCAATGGTACAAGTATGGGGACATGTTTTGATGGGCCCCAGGTTTAGTGTCTGTTGTAAAGGTGGCTGCCAGCTATGGGGTCCACTTAATGATTATTATTTCCTCATTTGAAATAGTGATACACAGCTAtatgatattattatttatttttgtactgaGTCACCAGTGATTGAAGCAGCAGTGCATCTCTCTCACCAGTAGAGAGCGACACAACAAGAAAGTTTTTGCCCATAATGacacttcagtatttttttgttaGTTAATACAAAATTGCATGtataccctttttttttaaaagccacAGACAAGCTCAAAAACTGGTTTCTTgacaattcaaaatgttaacttcTCCTTGATGTGACTTGGTTCCAAATCCAAAATAAGGGAGTTGCACGTTTTAGATTAGGTTAGattagaaaatctttattgcccccaaggggcaatttggttCGTAACAGCAGTCCTACACACATCCTATACACACAAGCAATACacagaacaacaaacacaagttcacaaatCAATACAAGTACATATCTATATAACTTAACTCCCGTGGATGACATCATCCTTCCTGTACATGAAACCATGCCAAGGtcctacagcttgtttaaaaaccTAACAGCTGAGGGCATAAATGATCTAAGATATCGGTTTGATCTTGCCCTCCTAGTataagtgaacctcctccctgttggcaaaaGTCTAAACTCTCTATGTTTactcaaagaagaaaaaaagcattggTAAATGATGGAGAGAAGCCATAAATTAGTGCATAAGAACTCATTAAAAATCAGGAAGTTACATTTGAATGCTCAAAATATCTTGTTTATGTGTGCATTTAAAGTTGTAATATGTGCTGTACCCTGCTCTGCACTCTTTCCCTTCTCTTTTGCTCTTTGCAAACACATCCCTGCACTCTGCATTCAATTATAACACCTGTATTTCTAACACTTCCAGAGGACATAGACCCCTCGGTGGGACGCTTTAGGAATATGGTGCAGACTGCTGTCATCCCAATAAAGGTAAGCTTTAGTTTTGTCGTTTAATAATGTATCTGATTCTGTCACTACAAACATTTCAGCTGCAGAGCATTACTGTGTAGAGCAGCTTGGTCACATTACCCTCTTTAATCACAAGTAATAGTAGCTTGTGTAGCTCATTAGGCATTAGACCTGAATTGTCACAATGCAGATTTGTTTCAATAGAAAATGAGTAGTGTGCATATTGTCTAAAAGTGGCTCTATGTAAAGTTGCAGAATGTGTCCTACTTCAAATTAATACTCTGTCATCCTGCTGCAGAAACGCAGATCAGAGGGCCAAAACAGTCTCGGTCTGGACGACCTGAGTTTGAAACGTATCCATGGCTACAGCTTGGGCGGTGGTCtctatggtgacttgcctcccACCAGTCATGAGAACCAGCCCACGGGAGCCCCAGGAGGCGCTGCTATGCAGGGAGGGCTCCCTCTGCCCTTCCCCAACCCAGCCCCAGAGGTGGACCTGGCCCCAGAAGACCCCATGCCCCCTGTCACCCTCAACCCCACCCCTGTCACAGCCCCTTACCTACCAGAGACCCTCAACGAGCCACGCAAAAAGAAGTATGCCAAAGAGGCTTGGCCGGGAAAGAAACCCACCCCCTCACTACTTATCTAACCGGTTCGTTAAAGCCGCTGACTCTCAGGTTACCAGCTGATTCTTCAGGGACTGTGACCTGGCGGGAGGCGGAGTCGTATGCTTCTCaattctctcctttttttttatttgttgtgtttctcaTTGTCAGCACAGAAAGGCACCACATCATTTGCCTGTGGTTTGTCATCAACAGGTACCATCTATTTGTCAAAGTCAGCAGTTAAAATGTGGAACAGAGAAATCGTACAGATTGCAAAATAAATGACGAAAAAAAGGAAACCCCTCTGTTGGCATTGATAACTGTGAGTGACAGGTTACACGGACATGATGGGCCATTTGGTTATGTTTTTGATTGTGTGAGGTGTAAAGTTGGAATTTCTTTTTGTACAAGACATGTTTCAACAGATTTTTTGTCACTCCAGTATTTTGATAATGCTGtcaaacatgacaaaaaaagtAGTTTTTATAAGAGATTTTACTGTGAGAAGTCAGAAAAGGCAGACATGAAGTCAGTTTCTATCAGAACACAGggctgcttttctttttcaaacctTATTGATAAAATGTGATTGAGTGTTTTACTCCCTGAAACATTTCCATACATGTACTAGACCAATGTGACATCAACCAAAGTGTCTTGCATTTGACTGACAAGCCACTAGGTGGTGACTCGAGCACAAAGAGTTTTCCCTGACAGGCTGCCGACTTGCAGGTGTATTTGGTTCTCACCAGTTGAACTTACTTTATCATTGTTGAGGAAAAAATGGTGCATCCCATTAAAAGGGGGTCTGGCAAGTTTATTCATTTGGACACTTCTGCATATAAAAAGCAGTTTCCCCTGCCCAAGTGGTTtgactgtatttttttctttggctTTTTACAACATGTTTGGTTTTTTAATGAGTTGTTGCCCTTTTCCCCAGCACCAGTGTACTGTAAATAAAAGGATCTTACAGTTTTCTATGTTGGCAATTAattggacttttattttttgGAGCAATCAAACAGGATTTGAATGACAGTAAATTAATCTCAAATCAAAAAGGACTGGTATGGTCCAGCGTGTTGAAGTATACACTTCCAACAAAGTACAGATCAGCTTTAACAGTTATTTTTTCACCCTGAAGTGAATCATGGGAGCTGTATAGttgcacagaaacaaagagaaaaacattggCCATGTCAAACATTTATGAGCTGGGGGAAAATTGCATCCTCCAGTTGTAGaggctgttctttttttttttttgtgcgaGGGTCAGCGAGGGCCTTTTGCCCATGCTCTGAAGTGGGCCCAGGAAGATGGAagacaaagaaggaagaaagtggGTCAGCGATCAAAGGTCTCAAGTGGAATCTCACACAGGACATTGTGGTGGTCCAAGTGTTTGAAATATTGGTGAACCACAAAGCAACCACGGCAGcttttcaaactttgaaatgaAAGTGGCTCATTCGACCGCAGGGTGACAATCTGGTCGTCAACAACAAGGCAAGAGGCAGTGGTATGAAAGTTAAAATACCAATGCGTAGGTTGTATGTTATCGGCTGTTCTTAAGTTATATTTATGGTGCAGCGAGACAACCACTCAACAGTTTTCCAGGTAGTGTCTGTTTTATACGATCCTAAAATAAGTGAGAGGTCACAgatcaaaaagaaatgtttgactTTTACAAGCTGTAATGGTGACTTCTTGTCCTTGTGGGCGTGTGGGTTTGTATTCATacaactgtaaataaaaaatgaattactTTTGACTCAAAGCTCTTTGCAATGAATACAGATATTTCGGCCCTTTAAAAACTacttatttcatatattttgagAACACAGGAGATGTGATTACATGTGTGTCCATCCTGTGGTGGTGCATATTCAGAATATCTTCAACTTAAACCTAGGGGTCAACATGACGTGATGTCTGTTTCCAGCTACACTTTGAACCTAGTTAAAATGTGCTCATGCAGCACAGGCAGATTAAATGCCCTTCCAAAGATTAATCTTTACACTTGACAAGTGAACTTGAGCACACAAGATGCATAAAGGGACACAAGTTGTCCCTGACTTAGGTCTGCACAATGTCCATAAGCTCCATAGAAACACCATGCTACACAAATAACACAACAACCAAATACTTATTGTCTTGAACTCTATATTTACAATCACATTCTCagtgcattttaaaatgaaaaacaaacaatgattcTTTTTCTTACAAAGCCGAAGTTTTGGGCTCAATGTCATTattgagaggaaaggaaagtggATAGGGTAGGAAACTAGGAGAGAGTGGAATGATGTGCAGTAAAGGGccgcaggttggaatcaaacctgagCCGCCCGCTCcaaaacaaggtttatttttaacaaGAGGTATTTATGACAAGTGATTAAATGCAAAATTCCTAGCACAACATATGTAAGCTTAAATCCCTTTTCCAAATATAAGGTGTGACAGCAAAACTTGATGATTGTCAAAGTGACGATATGGTGTATTTCTCATTTTATTCCTATTGTTACCCTTCACTGATTTTATGTCAGCATGAAAGCTTATTAGAATGTTTTAAATTACAGCAGCTTTTCAATTTTTCCTTCTCTGAATAGTgtacagcattttttttatcttcacagCATTTTCCTTTACTCATCAGGCTCCACAGGTCTGATCTTGATGTGGATGCCGTTGAGAGAGCGAAGCACCAGGCGGGGAACGAGCTTGGGTTTTTGAGAGGAGTCCTCCATCAGATGGTATTTCTGCAGTGTCAGGGCTGTCACCACTTTCATCTCATTCATAGCGAAGTTCTGACCGATGCAGTTTCTGAGGAAGGAGAAATTATtgcaaaattattttaaaaatatatgacagagttaatttgcaaaaacagataactcactttttaattttttttaataaaatttCATAAAACCTATTTTCTATTACTAGcattaggtattatcaatcaactgaagttgggtggctttgactaagtcaaaatgacactCCTAATgagaggtatcttaaaaatgtatttattactttattaaaaagaaatatgttttttttttattattataaaaacagagatatctgtttttgcaaattatcTCTTCGAATATAAACACCAACGTGATAACACATTCCTTTTGTGGGGCAGACATCAGCACCATTTGGCAGGCAGTGTGAGATTATTATCCATTGTGAATGTGAACTTAAGTAACCCCACACAGCCCTGTAGTAAAACTTGATACGATGAGAtactttgtttgtcttttatatAAATGACTCAATACTTAAGACACGTGCCACTGTTTATAGACGAAGCTTTTACCATGACAAGGAGACAGGAATTGACCAAAAGTGAACGTAAATAAACCCTGAAGTACTGTACATTGATTCATTGACAAAAATGATGCAATGCCAGAGAACATGCCTGATAATCATTCATATGCTGAAGCCTTATTTCCAACTCAGAGACAGAATTTTCTTGTAGGTTATGTGCATTTGTAAACAGTTTTTCCTCAAAAGCTTTGGCCCAAACCTCCTTTCTTTTGAAGATGCCTTCACCCAAAACAGCTTACACACTTCAAAAAGCTTTAACTCCTCAAAACCTTCAACAGATTTTTCCTAAGGCCTTTGCCTCCAAATTATGGGTTCCttattttgctgtaaaatgCTCCAGTATTACTCAAAAAGACATTGTAGTTTCTGCAGTAACAGAATGAAGTTACATTGCTGGCAGTTACAATCACTATTGCCATGTGATGACTCTCtcgaggaaaaaaaaagaagaaagttaGAGAGTAATAAGTTTAGACTGAGAATAATACCGTTTTTTATGCTTAGACATGcaacagaaacattttcaaataataGACAATAAATGTAATGTGCTAGGAATTTACAAATCATCAGCCAGATTGAAAAATACTCTATTTTTACACTCTATCTGTCATATTAAGAGAATACTGCTGAGTATAATTCAGCCATGCCAGAGCATCTGACAAAGTCATAATTAAATCATTCCCAGGTTAAACTGTTCCTTTTTaaactgttcctttttttttgctcactTTGGCCACCAATAAAAACCTAACCCAgctttttattgtgtttgggTTAAACATCTACACACTGCAGACCTAGACAGATCAATGAATAGACAGCAAGACAAGCTGTAAACTACTATCACTGTTTTAGTGACCCAGTCACATGGTGTCAGGAGAGGACATACCTTGGCCCGGCAGAGAAAGGCACAAATGCATGAGGCGATCTCTTGGAAACATTCTCTGGTAGGAAACGCAGCGGGTCAAACACCTGTGTTGAGGTTGAGTCATGATGGGGAGAAAAGAGTGGTGTTAATTGTAACAGCAAAGATGAGTTTGTAATCCTTTACTTGTATCACTGATTATTTCAAATGTGCACAAAGAAGCTTGTTAGCAAAGGAGACATTTTCAGAATGAGACTTACATCAGGGTTTTCCCAGACAGCTGGATTCCTGTGAATCCCAAACACACTTGTTCCAACCCTAGTTTCTAGAAGAAGATAACATCTTTATTTACTATTGTGCAATGATGGCACACATCAACAGTGTACAAATACAAACCTGCTCAGTTTGCCTAAGGGCAAATGCATTATTGCCACTTCAAGTTAACAACTCGCAGAAACCTGTTTGTAGATAAGCCATTGACTATTCACTATGCTTAACTACATAATTATACACAGGTCGAACATCATGAACTTTAGGAAATATGTAAGACATGACGTAGAAGATGTGGAATATTTTCTCTCCCCCAGAAGTGCAACAGTACTTGTGGTTCTTGAATATTTCCGTCAAAGTGTAAGGTGTCTGAAATACTGCAGACTGCATCCATTGAAGCCAAAGGCCAACATGTAGGTTAAAGAAGAAATAAGTGATGTATTTTATGTGACACAATAACTAAAGCTATAACTTATGGAACAACAATTGGGGATGAACCCAGTGCAAGTTAATGTATTAGCCATTTCAAGTGGAGTACGAGTTattgtgtttacaacagcttATCTAAATAAGCTCTCCAAAAAAGTTGTGACAAACCTGCAGGCAGACTCCTCCCGTCAAAGAAGGTGATGTTTTTGGTGAGTTTTCTGGCCATCCCAGGCACAGGAGGGTAGAGACGGAGGGATTCCTTTATGCACATTGTGGTGTATGGAATTTTACTGAGATCCTCCCTTAGAATAAGACAAGACATAAGGTGTTAATACAGGACAATAATACAGTCAGCTCACTTGAAGTGCACTTGGCAtgtttttcaacacacaaacccaccACTCCATGCTGTCTCTGCCATCCAAGACTTGATTGATCTCCTCCCTGCACAACTTCTGGTGCTCTGGGTGGCAGGCCAGACAGTAGAGGATGAAAGAGAGGCCACTGGCTGTGGTGTCATGGCCCTCAAACATGAAGGTGTCCACCTCTGCTCGCATATCCTCATCTGACAAACCCTGCTTGTTTTCATCCTGAGGGTAAGAGAAGAGAAACGTGTAAAAATGAAgaagatttaaagattttaaagtgCCCCTTCTTCCATTGTAACAACCACTATATCAATTTAAAGTAGCATAAATAGTCACTATCTACTTTGTTCAACACTATCTTGAAAGATAGCACAGTACTTTATTACAATATCATAAAAAAGAgcattaaataaatacacatgaaaaagaaagacaatggCAGTCTGTGTGGAACTGTATAATAGAAGATTGCACATTGTCTACTCCTTCACAAGGTCAAAGGTGAAGTAAGCTGAGACAAGAGAACTAAGTTCATCCAAAGGAAACCAAGCTAAACCAGGAAGcgaacatgatacaacatgctGTACATGAGGGACAAAGGTGTAAATTGGTTTAGCTGGTAGCTATATAATTAGCGTGTATTATTGTGAACACATTCCATGAGTTGCACAACACAAGATGACCCCAGATAAGATTGTTATAAAATCAGGAGCTCCCCCGCTACTGGCGGTGGAGGTTGAGGTTAactctggtaaaaaaaaacatccagcaAGAGTCAGAGAAAGTCTAAAAGCGCTCTGCAGGAAGAGTTCTGTTTTTGCTTCTAGACCATTGATGAAGGGTGGGCCTCACGGGAGGACAAAAAGCCTGACTGTTGTCTTTGTAACATTTGCCATTAATATTCTGGACGTTTGCATGTAAACAACAGCCTTTTGTTTCATAAGGAATCTGCTACTTGCACTTGATATTTGTCAACTAGTAGTAAAAAAACTTTATATCTTTGGTTCCCTGGATACTTTTTCACAGATCCTATTTTTCATactattttttttccctcttttttgtcATACTAAACACTGAGATACTTAAAATACTGGACAATCTAAACACTGAGATATTTAAAATACTGGACAATCTAAACATGACATAGATGTTTCTGTGGTTTTCCTCACTTTCTAAAGCAGTAGCACAGTAAGTGTTACTGCACATCAAACATTTTCCGTCACTTTAAGCTTATATTTTCTACACTAATGCACGGACGATCGTCCATTTTTTACTGCATTTTTGGTATAAGCACTgctactttaaagctccagtgagaagtttttgagtggttgtgaaacagatcaAAATTGATAGCGACGTCCagttatgaccttcaaaagcaaaccacACCGTCAGCAACCTGACTGACAATTTCCATATAGTTATTTTTTATGGCTGAAACCGCTTTGATGGGGTAAGCGTCAGGcaagatgattgacagcttgcTTAAAAAACAGCCTTATTTGACATTTTCGACAGTGAAATATTCACGAGTGATACATCAAAAGAaagcaagatgagatttttggtAAGAAAAAACTATCGTAGCATGTACAGGGCAAAATCTGATCACAAAGGTTACAAGATGACAAACAGAAAgttgctcacaggagctttaaattgttAATGCTCAAATTTCTAAATAGTgggttgctggtggcctagtggtttaaacgccccacatacagaggctacagtcctacAGTCCGCAGAGGGTCGccggccgtgaccatttcctgcacgtcATCCCcctttctctactccccatgtttcctgtctctcttcagctgtcctatctaataaaggcaaaaaagcccaaaaatataaatactaaaaaataaaattctaaATAGTTACTGAAAACTAACAAATTTTTACTATTGTTATGACTGCTGGTATACAAGTGCAATTTAGACAACAGTGAGGATGTTTAATCTCATAAGACCAGTCGCCTTGCTAGCAAAAAAACATACTCTGGCTTGGAGAAGGATATCCAGAAAATCCaggtgtctttttttctgtatattcTCCACGTCCTTCTCATTCTTCAGtgcttctttcctcttctttatgACATTATCTTCAAAAGACAAAGTAGTGGGTGATTATTTAGAGTACTTCTTGAAATGTGTAAACATCAATCATACAACTCCATATAAAGTTACAAGTCAGTAAATGATTATGCAATATTGTTATGATTGCCATGTATTGTCATACCTGTGTGATCATGAGCCACCTTGCATGCTTTTCTGTGTCTGAAGCCAAGTGGGCTCAAGTAGAAAATCAGGTTGTTGTGGTATGGGAATGTTCGAGCGCGCTTGTTTATCAGAAAACTGAGCTCGTACACGGCTTTGATGTAGGGGTTTTTCCCGCTGAAATGAGAACAAATTCAAAATTACACACACATCGATGTTACATCTGCCCAGACAGCTGAAGTAGTGAACTGAAGAACAAACTGGTAACATTTGCACAGTTACCTCTCAAGCTGACAGTTGCTGTTGTCACTGAAGGCACACTTCAGAATGCTGTCCAGTGTCATGAGGCTCACATGTTCATATAATTCAAACGACTCGTTGGTTGCGTAACGTTTCCACTTGTCCTGTGAGAGAACAGATGTGAGGTCTCTGCAGGACATGGAAACTCCAACCCACTCCCTTGCTCTGTCAACTTTGCCAAAATATGTAATCAAATATGCCAGTACACAACTTCACCATGATTTTTTATCACAATGGGCTTTATAAAATGGTAACGCATTGTGGTTAACACAGCTAGGCGGACATTTACATACCAACATAGTCTGGGCAGTATCTGACATCAGTTTTACGTAAGGTTTAAGGAC
Coding sequences within:
- the ppp1r8b gene encoding protein phosphatase 1, regulatory subunit 8b, encoding MATKISKEGPPPFDCPTWAGKPPPGLHLDVMKGDKLVEKLIIDEKKYYLFGRNPDWCDFTIDHQSCSRVHAALVYHKHLKRVFLIDLNSTHGTFLGHIRLEAHKPQQIPIDSTMSFGASTRTYTIREKPQTQGTAGTGDSKTGDDEELKGLLGLPEEETELENLTEFNTAHNKRISMLTIEEGNLEIQRPKRKRRNSRVTFNEEDSIINPEDIDPSVGRFRNMVQTAVIPIKKRRSEGQNSLGLDDLSLKRIHGYSLGGGLYGDLPPTSHENQPTGAPGGAAMQGGLPLPFPNPAPEVDLAPEDPMPPVTLNPTPVTAPYLPETLNEPRKKKYAKEAWPGKKPTPSLLI
- the LOC117823313 gene encoding cytochrome P450 4B1 codes for the protein MELTAAFVKFQLAHLHHLFALVCIVFVVYKLSLSLAQRAKALRTAEAFPGPPRHWLFGNLLQFQDGKEFENVLKWSKDYPYIFPVWFGPFLCSFTINHPDYVKTILSSSEPKDDFAYKFIESWIGDGLLVSKGQKWFQHRRLLTPGFHYDVLKPYVKLMSDTAQTMLDKWKRYATNESFELYEHVSLMTLDSILKCAFSDNSNCQLESGKNPYIKAVYELSFLINKRARTFPYHNNLIFYLSPLGFRHRKACKVAHDHTDNVIKKRKEALKNEKDVENIQKKRHLDFLDILLQARDENKQGLSDEDMRAEVDTFMFEGHDTTASGLSFILYCLACHPEHQKLCREEINQVLDGRDSMEWEDLSKIPYTTMCIKESLRLYPPVPGMARKLTKNITFFDGRSLPAETRVGTSVFGIHRNPAVWENPDVFDPLRFLPENVSKRSPHAFVPFSAGPRNCIGQNFAMNEMKVVTALTLQKYHLMEDSSQKPKLVPRLVLRSLNGIHIKIRPVEPDE